The DNA region GAGCCACAATAGGCGCGGCAGCAGCGATCGCTTTGCCCTCGTCCTGGTCGGAAGCCGTCCCACTCTCGCTGTCTTCCCGCTTTCGCAACGTGACCGACTTGGTCAGCTTGAGATATTCCGACGCGACGCTCTTGGCACTTTCCTTGCCGGTGTCGTTGACGGCCTTGAAACTGTCACTTCGTGGTCTGCCTGCCGGTTCGCTACCGGAGTCCAGCTTCACACTACCAGCAGCAACCTCCGCCAGCGTGTCCATTCGAGAGACGCTCGGTTCCGCTGGATCAGCTAGGAGCGCTTCTTTCGGTTCTTGACTCGGGTAGGACACGGGTTTCACCGGGGGTGGGGCCAATTCCGTAACCGTGGTCATGGGCACAATTTCAATTCTATTGACCATCGGCGGTTCGATGACCTGCTTTGGTTGCTCGTTTTTACCGTTGAATATCCGGTAGGACTTCTCGACCTTAGCGGCTGGAATGACCGTTGGCAGCAATTCTATCTGCGGCGTCGGTTGTTGTTTGGCACTGGGAACCGCCTCCACCTCGTACTGATTGTTGTTCAAACCTTTCATCTGACTCTGTTTCATCCGGCTGTCCTGAAGCGCTCGCTGCTTAATGTACTCCTGGAAGTACACGCTATCGTCAAACTCCTTCCCACCCGGAACAATCAAACTCGTAACGGGAATTTTGTCCGTGTTCAAAACCAGCGTGGTCAGCAGGTTGGCCGCACCCGTTATGGGAGTCACCACGTCCGACACGCGAACAATCACCTGCGATCGAGGCGCACTCGGAGGTCGCTGCTGCAGGTAAACCAACGGTTCCGCCACAGGTTCCTTCGTCTTCTTCGTCAAATCTATCGGCATCGCGCCATCGTCGTCCTTGAATTCGCGCTTCTTTTTGGTCAGATTCGGATCTGAGTAGTACTGCTCGTGCTTGAGCATGCTGAACTCCACCTTCGGCGTATTCCCAAAACTAATCACCCGTCGCGGACTTGGCTGCGATGGCTCTGGCAACATTGGCTGCGGCGACATCAACGCCTCAACCGCGGCAAACTGCATCACAGGACTGGGATAGCTCTTAGGagtcggctgctgctgctgctgagatCCAGTTGGGGGAGTCATCGACAGCGACAGCAAACAGTGCGCCGCTTCATGCTCCGGTAGCCGGCTCTTGGACTCGTCGCTGTAGTCACTGTCGTCTCCGTCGCTGTCCGAGCCGGTATCCGAGTCGCCCGGAATCGTGGACGTTCGCTCGCTCGAGATCGACTGCTGGTCGCCTTCGATGTCAATGTCCCCGCCGTCGTCGTCCACGCTCGTCGGAATCGGATTTAGGCCCAGCTCGGTGCACTTTTTGAAGTGGCTCTTGGACTTCATGTGCTTCGTCAGGTTGCCTTTGGTTTTGAAGCTggaaagaaagaagaaagaaaaaaatgaaacaaaaccgGTCATAACTACGCTGTGAACATTTTTAACAGTGCATCTAATAGATATGTTTAAAATGGGTAAAACCACATGGACGTGTAATGTGACTTTGACGTTTGTTTGATCGCGGAGGAAAAATCTGTTTTGACAGTTAAGCAAATGATTGTGCGCGAGTTTATTCGAAACCACGTGTAGAAAGTGATTAAAAGTCTGTTAGTTGCAATAATTAGATGTTGCGACAAAGCGTGTCTCTCGTACAGCGTCGAAGCAAGCCCAATCAAAGGTGTTTTACTTTTGTCACTCCGCTCACAGAACCGATGTCCGCTTGGACATCCTCCACTGCCCAATAgcaaataaaacttaaaaagaaacaaaaaatactCACTGGAAGCTACAGTACTGGCACGAGTACGGCCGCACGTCCGTGTGCGTCCGGATGTGTTTCTTCAGCATCGATGGCTTCTTGCACCGGATGCCACACTCCTTGCACACGTACTTGCCCCGGCCGCGTCCCCGCACGTACGTGTACTCTTCGGTGCTCTCGAATCCACCGGATAGCGTCCGCTCGGACGATTCACTGCGCGGAGGCATGCTGTCGTCGTTGTGCGCCGGATGGAAGCCGGAGGAAGAACCACCCCCCGCGAAGGGGACAAAGTTCTGGGCCGATACTGGGGGCAGGACCTGCTTGGAGTAGGTCGGGAAGTTGGTCTTGGCTTCCACGGCGGACATGATCAGGCTGGTGGAGGAACTCGAGTTGACCACCGCCAGGGAAAGCTGCTTGGTGGCGATCGAGTAGCGATGATCGCGCTGTTGGCTGCTGTCGTACAGGGACATGACCACGACGGCTTTTAAACCTAGTGGGTGCGGATCGTTCTCGGGGTGAACTTGCCAGTTGCTGTACATCGACAGTTGCTTCTGCGTTTGCACGTAGAATGGTTGCGTCTTGTTGACTGTACAGTAGAAGGGCTTCGTGCTGGATTTCAGACCGATGTTGGTGTACGCGTGACCGTTGAAGTAGAGCTCCCGACAGGACTTGGACTGCCGAGGCGTCTCCGGTGAAATCAGCGGCATCGTGTTGTGGGTTGGCGTTATTCCGTGGTGTCGCTTGGGCGTGAAGGTCCCCGGCTTGAGCGGCAGTGAGTTGGGCCGTAGGAACTTGGGTTTCGTTACAACCTGTGGCGGTGGTGGCAGTGGGTCGACAACCATCGGTTCCGGTTTGCAGTCCACCGGCGCAGGTGTCGTGGGTGTTTTGATGAGAATTTCCGACTTGGAGATCAAGTTCTCAAAGTTAAAGTACCGAATCTCTTCCTTCTTGACGGCGGTTGGTGGAGGAACTTCGTAGATTTCCTTCTTCCTCGGACTGATGTTGTCCGCGATTCGAGTAAAGTTGAAACTCTTCTTCGGCGCGAGGTTGTTCTGTTCCAGCTTGGCCGGAGACCAGATCTCTTTGGCCATCCCATTCTTAATCGGTTGCATTACACGAAATGCCATCTTGCCACTGCCACGACTGCTGTCGTCTACGGTCGTCAGAAGCGAAGGCGACTGCATTTTCGCACTCGACGTGTAGTAATTTCCGGTGGAGATCGAGATCGACTGCAGCACGCTCGGACTCGGGCTGGCCGCGATGCGAGGACTGCTTTTTGGTTGCTGATCATGCTGGTTCACCAGCATCGAGTTGGGACCGGGCATTCCCTGAACGAACGGAATCAACTTGCCACCGTGCATGATCTGCGATGCTTGGCCGGGGGACACTTGCGGCAGGGTCAGCGGGTTGAACGCCGTTATGGAGTTGATCGGTGGGAAGTGGAAGTGCGTGATTGGTTGCTGAGGTTGTTGAGACGCGCCGTCCGACGAGCTTTGATGATGCTGGAAGAAGTTTGGCGTGGTCAACGATGGCGTCAGTGTGGGCGTGATGGTCACGATCAGCTTTGGAGTAGCGTGGTTGACGACCGGCGCGGGTGATACGCTTCGGTTGCTGTCCGACAGCTGCAGGAACGAACCGCCAGAGTGCATTCCGGTTCGGCCAGCCGGACCGTCGTGCATCTCCGGGTGCACCTCGGGCGAGTACGTGATGGTTCCGCCGGACGTGTACCGATGAGGTCGTCGCAGTTCATCGTTACGAGGGACCACTTCGACATCTCCTCCAAACAGCTGTAAGCTTGGATGCTGAACTCGGCGAAGAACGTGCGGCTCGTTGCTGGGTTGATGTTTCCGATGCAGCGGCACATCGTTGGCCACGTGCGAAACGATCACGTTCGGCTCCGGCGGCATCGATCGACCTCCGTCGTGGCTTTGGAAATCTACGAGCCTGGTATTGCCCAGCAAGGGACCAGGTGAAGGAAGCGGATTTTGTACCACGTCGACAATTTTGGCCACGATcggattgctgctgctgctgctactcggTTCCGGAACCGGACAGCCGCTGGCAGTCGAGCTCGAACTGGAACTCTCCTTCGGTGGAAGTGCAATGTTCTCCGGTCTTCCACGGGGCAACTTCAGCTGGGATTTGGCCAGCTTCGACAGTGTCGACGGGTTCCGCGAGGGTGGATTCAGCGAGACGCGAGCCAACGTTTTCAGACTGGTCGGATTGAACCGATCGCTGGCCGCGGATTTGGAACGCATAAAGTGCGACGACGAGGGCGATCCCACCGGACTGATGGGCGCACTCGACGAGGGACTGTTCAGGTTGCTGCTGTTTCCCTGGCAGTAGCAGATGGTGTGGTACTTGAGAATCTCCGCGTCCCGGAAGCTGATGTTGCACGACTTGCAGGTGAACAGATTTTCGGCGTTTTCATTCTCCGGATTCTGGACCACCCCAAAACCACGCGAGTTGAGCAGCAGATCTTTGATGATCGACCGCTCCGGATTTTTGGGATGGTCCGTCACCGTAACCGGAGGTTGCGTTTGCTGAGCCTGAGGTGGAGGTGGTGGTGCCGGTTGTGGAGCAGGTGCTTGCACTtgatactgctgctgctgctgctgttgttgttgctgttgagcCACAGGAAACGAGGGACTCTGCTCTCGACTGTACTGCAGAACTTCAGCAGATCGTTTCCTGGAATGCTGCTGCTCGTACTCCATCGGTGGCGGGTATTGTGGTTCACTTGGCACAGGTTTTGACAGGTTCAACGGTTGTTGGTATTGCACTTCGTTACTTCCGGAAGCAGCAACTGGCCGGACCATCAACGGCActggctgatgatgatgattctgGACCACGGGATATCCGTGGGTGGTCAGATTGATTACCCTAGGAGCGTTCACTTTACCACCCTTACTACTTATCACAACTTGTTGCTCGCTAGGAATCACGGTGGCCACGTACTGCGGCTGGGGAATGagcatctgctgctgctgctgctgctgcaactgCTCTTCTTCGCTGTTTCGTTTGTGAAGCAGGGCCGTTGCCAGCCGAGATCCAGCATCGTGACTATTGCTGCTTCCGCTACCACTACTACT from Culex quinquefasciatus strain JHB chromosome 3, VPISU_Cqui_1.0_pri_paternal, whole genome shotgun sequence includes:
- the LOC6031099 gene encoding transcription factor HIVEP3 isoform X5 — its product is MHACSSHTRMITIDDHNPASPNTSHNQQSRAHASKSQGEDIGVNLDEDGSLGGSDIDDKELSNSGSDIVINRGSPMDDRVHSPQLLVEKPYKPKFHNAALYTKFDAKLASKFQITGGGGGVLGQIVVTNHNLQQQHHNSIGSSGSGSGGVSSNSNSTTNLNTNHNSAPSTPHYLNGQNVESLEQHISKLISDNEAIVEVVEPPLQKKYHKITGITRGISVSSSSGSGSSNSHDAGSRLATALLHKRNSEEEQLQQQQQQQMLIPQPQYVATVIPSEQQVVISSKGGKVNAPRVINLTTHGYPVVQNHHHQPVPLMVRPVAASGSNEVQYQQPLNLSKPVPSEPQYPPPMEYEQQHSRKRSAEVLQYSREQSPSFPVAQQQQQQQQQQQYQVQAPAPQPAPPPPPQAQQTQPPVTVTDHPKNPERSIIKDLLLNSRGFGVVQNPENENAENLFTCKSCNISFRDAEILKYHTICYCQGNSSNLNSPSSSAPISPVGSPSSSHFMRSKSAASDRFNPTSLKTLARVSLNPPSRNPSTLSKLAKSQLKLPRGRPENIALPPKESSSSSSTASGCPVPEPSSSSSSNPIVAKIVDVVQNPLPSPGPLLGNTRLVDFQSHDGGRSMPPEPNVIVSHVANDVPLHRKHQPSNEPHVLRRVQHPSLQLFGGDVEVVPRNDELRRPHRYTSGGTITYSPEVHPEMHDGPAGRTGMHSGGSFLQLSDSNRSVSPAPVVNHATPKLIVTITPTLTPSLTTPNFFQHHQSSSDGASQQPQQPITHFHFPPINSITAFNPLTLPQVSPGQASQIMHGGKLIPFVQGMPGPNSMLVNQHDQQPKSSPRIAASPSPSVLQSISISTGNYYTSSAKMQSPSLLTTVDDSSRGSGKMAFRVMQPIKNGMAKEIWSPAKLEQNNLAPKKSFNFTRIADNISPRKKEIYEVPPPTAVKKEEIRYFNFENLISKSEILIKTPTTPAPVDCKPEPMVVDPLPPPPQVVTKPKFLRPNSLPLKPGTFTPKRHHGITPTHNTMPLISPETPRQSKSCRELYFNGHAYTNIGLKSSTKPFYCTVNKTQPFYVQTQKQLSMYSNWQVHPENDPHPLGLKAVVVMSLYDSSQQRDHRYSIATKQLSLAVVNSSSSTSLIMSAVEAKTNFPTYSKQVLPPVSAQNFVPFAGGGSSSGFHPAHNDDSMPPRSESSERTLSGGFESTEEYTYVRGRGRGKYVCKECGIRCKKPSMLKKHIRTHTDVRPYSCQYCSFHFKTKGNLTKHMKSKSHFKKCTELGLNPIPTSVDDDGGDIDIEGDQQSISSERTSTIPGDSDTGSDSDGDDSDYSDESKSRLPEHEAAHCLLSLSMTPPTGSQQQQQPTPKSYPSPVMQFAAVEALMSPQPMLPEPSQPSPRRVISFGNTPKVEFSMLKHEQYYSDPNLTKKKREFKDDDGAMPIDLTKKTKEPVAEPLVYLQQRPPSAPRSQVIVRVSDVVTPITGAANLLTTLVLNTDKIPVTSLIVPGGKEFDDSVYFQEYIKQRALQDSRMKQSQMKGLNNNQYEVEAVPSAKQQPTPQIELLPTVIPAAKVEKSYRIFNGKNEQPKQVIEPPMVNRIEIVPMTTVTELAPPPVKPVSYPSQEPKEALLADPAEPSVSRMDTLAEVAAGSVKLDSGSEPAGRPRSDSFKAVNDTGKESAKSVASEYLKLTKSVTLRKREDSESGTASDQDEGKAIAAAAPIVAPIVPPVVVVPPATALPATAEIGGIVARTVVVGEDGFKTTPPANEFASLSHFQEDGGRPVCEVCNKKFQKISQLKIHMNIHYMERKFRCEPCGTSFRSQGLFLKHERSATHRNKVSMTTTFGIATDSNPRPFYCKDCDVGFRIHGHLAKHLRSKMHVLKLECLGKLPFGTYTEIERSGTNLTEIDTTDCENSLSSLKRLAVRLNVKDPARVLPGEGGGAAIPSGSGNETDSCDDGQYENDSAGEDADMDDEEQPQVNNNHLNNHMKRKPDDSSTSNDSSTEETKRARFEGVPPGAATTGES